GTTAGCAAAAGATAAGCAACTTATAGCCAGTGGTACGGGGCAGACTTCGAGAGTAGACGCCCTGAATCAGGCCATAGAGAAAGCAGGTACATTCCATTTCGACCTGCAGGGGGCAGTGATGGCCAGCGACGCTTTCTTCCCTTTTCCCGATTGTGTGGAGATAGCAGCCAAAGCAGGTATCACAGCCGTTATTCAACCCGGTGGTTCCGTCCGGGACGGGGAGTCGGTGGATTACTGCAACCAAAACGGCCTCTCAATGGTGAAAACCGGTATAAGGCACTTCAAACATTAAACACAGAAATAGCAACTATCGAATAGCTTAATATTATACATTATGGGCTTATTTTCATTTACACAGGAGCTGGCAATGGACCTTGGTACCGCCAATTCCGTCATTGTGAACAACGCGGGAAAGATACTCCTGGACGAACCCTCTATCGTGGCACTGGATCGCAAGACCGACAAGATGATCGCTTTGGGAGAAAAGGCGAGACAGATGCACGGTAAGACACATGAGAATATTCGTACGGTGAGACCGTTGAGGGACGGTGTGATCGCCGATTTCAACGCTGCGGAGCAGATGATCCGGGGTATGATCAAAATGGCGAACAAAAATAGAGGAGGGCTGTTCTCTCCTTCGCTGCGTGTAGTCGTCTGCATCCCCTCGGGAAGCACCGAAGTGGAGATCCGTGCCGTGCGCGACTCAGCAGAACATGCCGGAGGCCGCGATGTCTATATGATCTTTGAACCGATGGCGGCAGCCCTCGGTATAGGTCTTGACGTGGAGGCTCCCGAAGGCAATATGATCGTGGATATAGGTGGGGGTACCACTGAAATTGCCGTGATTTCACTCGGAGGTATCGTCTCCAACAAATCGATCAAGATTGCGGGTGATGATTTCACTGAAGATATCCAGGATTATATGGGACGGCAGCACAATATCAAGGTGGGCGACCGTACGGCCGAACAGATCAAGATCAATGTAGGCTCAGTGCTTACCGAACTCGACAATCCACCTGAAGATTTCATCGTCCACGGGCCAAACAGGATGACTTCATTGCCTATGGATGTGCCCGTATCCTACCAGGAGATCGCACACTGTATAGAAAAATCGGTATCCAAGGTCGATTCGGCTGTGTTAAGCGCATTGGAACAGACTCCTCCCGAATTGTATGCCGACATCGTACGTAATGGTATCTATCTGACGGGTGGCGGTGCTTTATTGAGAGGCCTCGACAAAAGGCTGACCGAGAAAATTGGTATTCCTTTCAGGGTAGTGGATGATCCGCTGCACATGGTAGCCAAGGGAACCAGTATCGCGCTGAGGAATATTGATAAATTTACCTTTTTAATGCGGTAATTTTCTGCGGACTCTTAGTTCAAAAGCTAAGGCGATGATCAGGGATAAGATATAAGAAGGCATAGGTTTATATGCGCAATCTATTTAACTTTATCATTCGGAATAGTCACTGGCTGCTTGCTGCGCTGTTGGTAGCATTCAGTTTCTATCTCGTTTTTACGCAGAACTCTTATCAGCGCAGTGTCTATCTTACTTCAGCCAATCAGGTTACGGGATGGTTTTATTCACTCTCCAATGATGTTACTTCGTTCTTCCATCTGAAGAAAAATAATCAGTTGTTATTAGAACGAAGTGCTGAACTGGAGAGGGAAATATTGTCGCTCAAGGAACAGATGGAAGTTCTTACTGCTGCCGATTCCACGCAGGTAAGTGCTTTTGTGAGTGACTCCCTGCCATTGCCGCAATTCGATTTTATCTCCGCCGAAGTGGTCAACCTGAGTTTTTCAGGAGTAAACAACTTCATTACGATCAATAAAGGATCGCAGCATGGAATCAGACCCGATATGGGGGTGATTTCGGCAGGTGGCGGTATAGTGGGGGTAGTATCTGTTGTGTCCCGAAATAGGGCGGTGGTAATACCTGTCATTAACCCCAAGTTCCGGTTAAGTGCCAGATTGAAAAATTCCGAGAACTACGGCTCCATATCCTGGGACGGGACAAATATAAGGGAGGCACAGCTGCAGGAATTGCCTAAACATGAGAGTTTCCGTGAGGGGGATACTGTGCTGACCAGTTTTTCACGTATTTTTCCCAGAAACCTTATCATAGGCTTTGTAAATAGTGAGGGCCGGTCGAAGGATGATAATTTCAATACATTCAATATCCAATTGGCCACCAATTTCTATACGTTGCAGGAAGTGCTGGTGATTGACGACACCTATTACGAGGAACAGAAACAGCTCGAAGAGACATTACAGCAATGAAACTGAATTATATATACGAGATATTGCTTTTTGTGTTACTGATATTGCTTCAGACGCTGTTGCTGAACCGGATTAACCTTTTTGGTATTGCCACTCCGGTTCTGTATAGCTATTTCCTGCTGAAACTGCCGGTAGGGAGAAACCTCTATTCTGTGATCGTCTCCTCTTTTGTGATGGGGTTGATCATCGATATCTTTTTGAATACGCCCGGGATGAATGCTGCGGCAATCACTATTGTCGGGGCTTTCAGGAAAAATATCCTGGGCCTTTTTTTTGAGAGGGAAGGGTATGACGATTTCGTACCCGGTATCAATACTGCTGCCGGTCCTTTCGTGCGATTCACCATTTTCATGGTACTCTTGCATCTCACGTTGTTGTTCTTTATTGAATCGTTTACTCTCTTTAATCTGAAGAATACTCTGCTGCGGATTGGCACGAGTTCAGTCGTGACAATCCCGTTGATTATTGCGTTGGATAGTTTAATGTGTAGGAGAAAACCCGGTGAACAATAATGCTAATTCCCTTGCCAAAAGACGATATGTGGTTGCTGCGGTAGTGGTAATAATCGTATTGGTGTATGTGGTCCAACTCTTCAAGTTGCAGTTGATGAGCCCGCAGTACCGCGATTATGCCGACAGTAATGCCTTCCTGCGCAGGACTCTCTATCCGGCAAGAGGCGCCATATATGACAGGAATGGTAAACTACTTGTATATAACAGGCCTACCTATGATGTGATGATGGTGGTCCGGGAGATGAAACAGTTCGATACGCTCGATTTCTGCCGTACACTTAATATCGATATGGAACGGTTTTATACCCTGGATGCCGATATGAGGGATCGCCGAAAGAACCCCGGTTATTCATCCTATACCCCGCAACTGTTCATGACGCAGCTCAATGTGGAAGAGTACGGACTATTGCAGGAGAAACTATATAAATTTCCGGGGATTTATATCCAGAGCCGTACGGAACGGCAATATAATTACCCCAACATGGGACTTATCCTCGGATATGTGGCAGAAGTGGATCAGAACAAGATTGCTGCCGATCCCTATTATGTGAGGAAGGACTATGTGGGGAAATCGGGCATTGAATTGTCGCATGAGATCGATCTTCGTGGCGAGAAGGGAGTGGAGGTTCTGCTCCGGGATGCGCATGGAAGGGTGCAGGGAAAGTATGAAGATGGAGCGCATGATAAAGCGCCGGTATCGGGGAAAGACCTTACCCTGGGTATCGATATCGATTTGCAGGCATACGGTGAGAAACTGATGCACAACAAAGTGGGAAGTATTGTGATGATCGATCCCAAAACGGGCGAGATACTCTGCATGGTTTCGACACCTACCTATGACCCCGCACTTCTTACCGGAAAAAGTTTCAGCGCCAACTACCGGCAGCTTGAGAACAACCCTTTTAAACCGCTTTTCAACAGGTCCATTGCCGGTACATATCCGCCGGGATCGACTTTCAAACCCACGCAGGGACTCATCTTCCTGCAGGAAGGCATCATCACCCCGGAGACATATTATGCATGTTACGGCGGATACCCTCCGTTGGGCGGACGCCCCGGCTGCCACCCTCATGGCTCTCCGCTGGCTATTCAACCAGCGTTGGCGACTTCCTGCAACTCATTCTTTTGCTATGGGTTGAATGCCATGTTGAGCAACAGGAGTAAATATCCGAGTGTGAGTGCTGCTTTTGACGTATGGCGCAACCATATGGTGGATTTGGGATTTGGCTATCCGTTAGGGGTAGACCTCCCCTCCGAGAAAAGGGGAGCCATCCCCACCAGCAAATTCTATACGAATTTTTTCAAGACAGACCGGTGGAACGCGCACAGGATCATATCCATCGCCATAGGACAGGGCGAGATCCTCGCTACACCGTTGCAGATAGCCAACCTGAGTGCCATGATCGCTAACAGAGGCTACTATTACACACCGCACGTAGTAAAAGAGCGGAAGGGGGCTGCGCTGGAAACAACCTATACTACAAGGCATGAATCAGGTATTAACAGGGAGTATTTCGATATAACCGTCGCGGGGATGGCCGATGCGGTGACCCACGGTACCTGTCGTGGAATTAACCTTGCCCCCTTTTTAGAGGTATGCGGCAAGACCGGTACGGCAGAAAACCCGCATGGTGATGACCACTCGCTCTTTATGGGATTTGCGCCGAAAGATGATCCGCAGGTGGCTATCGCCGTAGTGGTCGAAAATGGCCGGTTTGGAGCAACAAATGCAGTGCCCATCGCAAGGCTGATGATGCAGAAGTTCTTCAGGGGCGAAATTCCGGAGAGTGACCAATGGTTGGAAACTACCATCATGAATCGTGAGATATTACCTTATGTCTACATAAGGAATCTTCCACCTCTTCCGCCGAAGAATTAATAAAAAAAGAGAGATACAATGATCTATCAGGCAAATAGTGAGATACCGGAAAAGGGGAAAGTGGACAAGGTGACCGTCATTTTCTACCTCCTTTTTGTCTTTCTCGGATGGCTCAATATCTATGCGGCCAGTTTCGATCTGGAAAATGCGACCGGACTGTTTGATCTCTCTTCCAGGGCAGGGATGCAATTGATCTGGATGGGTACTTCGTTCCTGTTGGCCTTTGCCCTGTTGAAGATCGACACGGCTTTCTATGAAACCTATGCATTCCTGTTTTATCTGGCAGGCATCCTGTTGTTGGTCGTTACACTCCTGGTGGCGCAGGAAATCAATGGATCCCGTTCATGGCTGATTATCGGGCCGGTGCGGTTGCAACCCGCAGAGTTTATGAAATTCATTATTGCCCTTACATTGGCCAGGGTATTCAATTCGTATAGCTTTCACCTGATGGAACGGAAGAACCTCTGGTTGGTCAGTGCTATCATCCTGTTGCCGGTGATACTGGTAATTGCACAGAGCGAAACGGGTACGGCACTTGTCTATTTGAGTTTTATCCTGGTGTTGTACAGGGAAGGATTACCGGGAGGATTCCTTTTTATGGGTATCGCGGCCATTCTCTATTTTATTTTGGGTATCCGGTTTTCTGATAATCAGATGGGCGCCCTTTCCGAAGGAGAATTCGCCACGGTTATCCTGATTATTATCTTTTCGGCAGCCATGATATGGAATTATATCAAACGGCTCAATACCTTCATTACCCTTCTATTGTCGGCGGCCGCTATTTTTTTGCTAGCCTATGTCGCTTCCTTCTTTTCCTTCAATATAGACTGGGGTATTGTCGCTATCACGGCATTATCTTATACGGCCCTATATCTGCTCTACCACTTTTTCAGGTATGGGCAAAAGGCCTATCTCTATATTTTTCTCTTTCTGATTGGTTCTTTTGCCTTTCTTGAATCGGTGGAGTATGTATTTTACGATGTGCTTCAACCACACCAGCAGATGCGTATCAAGGTGACCTTGGGAATGGAGCAGGATTTGAGAGGGGCTGGATACCATGTGGGGCAATCCAAGATTGCTATTGGCTCGGGAGGGTTGACAGGAAAAGGATTCCTCAATGGTACACAGACGAAACTCAAATATGTCCCCGAACAGGATACCGATTTTATTTTCTGTACAATAGGGGAGGAGCACGGATTTATCGGCTCCACCGTTGTACTGTTGCTGATGATGTTCTTTGTGCTCCGGTTGCTCCGGTTGGCTGAACGTCAGACAACGGTTTTTGGGCGTACTTATGGTTATGGTGTGGCAGGTGTCTTCCTGTTTCATATGATCGTCAATATCGGTATGGTAATTGGTATTATGCCCGTCATTGGAATTCCGTTGCCTTTTTTCAGTTACGGAGGATCTTCCCTGTGGGGATTTACTATTTTACTCTTTATTTTTCTTCGGATCGATAAATCAAGAAAACGGAGTTGATATGAAAAGTGAACGTATCCCGGTTATCACAACCGGAATACGCTCCATCAATTAGAACCCAATTTAATTAATATTGCAGAGCGTTTGCAACGGAGAGCTGGATTGTGGCCCTCCTCCCTGCAATGCCTTGCCATTTATTTTTCCTGACTTTCCACACCTTCATCAACAAACTTTTCCACCTTTCCACCTTAAATATATTCTCCATATTTGACAGGTAAGCAAAAAAATAGTTTAATTTTGCCATAAAATGGGTGATGTATGAATAAAACGGCATTGATCACGGGAGCATCCAAAGGGATAGGGAAGGAATTGGCTTTCCTTTTTGCAGAAAACCGGTGCGATCTGATCTTGACCGCCCGTAGTGGTGACAGGTTGCAGTTGTTGAAAGAACAACTGGAGAGCCGGTATGATATTTCCGTATATCCGTTGGTAAAAGACCTCTCCCGTTCCGGTGCCGCCGGAGAACTTTTTCAGGAAGTGAAGGAAAAAGGCTTGGACGTGGATTATCTGGTCAACAATGCCGGTTTTGGTGATTATGGAGCATTTTCAGATACCCAATGGGAGTGTTACGACGAGATGATAACCCTGAATATAACCTCACTTACACACCTGACCCATCTGTTTGTGCAGGAATGGAAAGGAAGAAAAAAAGGGAGAATTTTAAATCTTTCTTCTACAGCAGCTTTTCAACCCGGACCCATGATGGCGGTATACTTTGCCACTAAAGCGTATGTCCTTCACCTGTCGGAGGCGCTGGAAAATGAATTGAAAAAGGACCAAATTACAGTAACCGTACTTTGTCCCGGACCTACCAGTACCCATTTTGGAGAAGTCTCGAAGATGAATGCATCCCAATTGGTGAAGAATGTGAAGATTGCTGATGCGAGGGGGGTGGCAGAACTTGGATTCAAGGCTATGATGAAAGGTAAACCCATGGTCATCCATGGCGCTATGAACAAATTGGCTCCTTTTGGAATACGCTTCCTGCCTAGAGAATGGGTTACACTCCTTTCAGCAAAGATAATGCGGAAATAAACAAATCCCGGTTATCCGGGGAATAAATAGGCCGTTACCTAAATCGTGAAGCAATGGGATTGCTTACAGGCATATTGTTTACGGGGCTGCTCTTTATTGCTGCAACTGTGCAGGCATCACACTACTCTGCAGACTCACTTTTACTCTACTTCAAGCAGGTGGAGGAGGCGACCTTTCTGCATCAGGGGTTGTGGGATAAAGATATTTACGGTCCTATCCTCCTTGTAGATACCGCGACAAGAGAGGTTTATGCCAACTTGCCCGATGCGGAGGGTGCCCTGAAATTCGATAAAGGTGTTTATAAGGGCATATTACCCAAAGAAGTAACCTTTTCCAATACCGATATCCAATGGAGCGGTACTCATTGGGCGATGGTAACATTACCATTATCCACCAACGAACATGATCGTGTCGATCTTATGACCCATGAGTTGTTTCACGTAGCCCAACCTTCACTTGGTTTCCGGAACAGGAGGGAAGAGAATAACCATTTGGATATCAGGGAAGGGAGGATATACTTGCGTCTTGAAATGGCAGCACTGGAAGCGGCATTAAAAGCCCGAAGATTTAACCGGGCAGAGGATCATCTGAGAAATGCATTAATTTTCAGGAAGTATCGTCAAATGCTATACCGGGGATCCGAAACAACAGAAAACAGTCTCGAATTACTGGAAGGACTGGCTACATACACGGGACAGATAATGAGTGGACGTAATAAATGGCAGTGGAGGGAATATCTTATCCGGCGGATCGAACAGTTTGAAAAAGTACCCTCATTTGTACGTTCATTTGCCTATGAAACAGTACCGGTGTACGGATTTTTCCTCTATCAGAAGGATAACCATTGGAATAAAAAGGTGGATGGAGAAACACAACTCACTGAATTCTTCTCAGAAGCATTCGGGGTAGACAGGCGTATCCTGTTGCAATCGTATGTAAAACAGGTTGCCGAAGATTACCGGGGCCGCACAATTGCCGATGAAGAGAGCAAACGGGAAGTATCCAATAATTTGGTACTTGATATGTATCGGGAGAAATTTTTCGAGGAGCCGCGTCTCGAAATACGATTGGAAGAGATGAATATGGCTTTCAACCCGCAAAACCTCATTCCTCTTGATGAGGATGAAGGAACAGTTTATCCTACCATCACGCTCAGCGATAACTGGGGTATCCTTACCGTAGAGGAAGGAGGGGCATTGCTCAGGAATGATTGGCGATGGGTAATCGTTTCGGAACCGTTGGAGATAACCGCTACGAGAATTGTCGGAGAGGGGTGGGTGATTGAACTCAATGAAGGATATGAGGTAAGTAGAAATTCGCAGGGTGATTATCAAATTTTAAAAAAGACAACAGTGAAACCACCACCGGATAAAGAGGACTCTTTTTATTAGACCATCGATTTGGCTGCGAAAAATAATATGGTTAATTTTACGCCTCGTTTTGAAAGGGAGTATAGATGAACGAAGGAGAGAAAAAAGTCGTCAGCAGGATGATCGCGCTTTACTGCCGTTCTAAACACAGTTCAGGTAAGGAGTTATGTACAGAATGCAGGTCGTTGCAAGAGTATGCCCTGCAGCGACTGGAGACTTGCCGTTTTGGTGAAGAGAAACCCACCTGCGCCAAATGTCCTGTCCACTGCTATAAGAACAGCATGCGGGAGAAAATCAAGGAAGTGATGCGTTTCGCAGGGCCGCGGATGTTACTTGTGCATCCTGTGGCAGCTATTCGTCATCTTTATCGTGAACGCAGGCATGATCGCGATTTTACTGCAAAAGTCAAAGCAAATCGGAACAGATAGTGGCTTTATTGAATCAATATAGTGTTATGGCCGATGTGCTGATGGAGCACAATGAGCTTATTCCTGTACTGAACCGTTTCGGGATACGGCTTGGCGTGGGAGACAAGACTATTGTGGAACTGTGCGATGAATATACACTCAACCCCGACTTCATCCTTACCATCCTGAATGTCTATCTCAATGAAAACTACCTCCCTAAGGCCTCACTTGCCCTGTTTGACGCCCAATCGATTGCCGATTATTTCCAGTGTACGGTGGAAAGTTATATTCACGAATTGATACCTAACATCGGAAAACACCTGAATGCTTTTATTGTCATCAGTGGTTCTGAAAATGAAGAGCTGCGAATACTCAATGATATCTTTCAGAAATTCAAGGAGAAGATGACGGAACACCTACAGAATCAAACCCTATTCGACGATGATTTCCCCTATGAATTGCTACACGACCTGAAGAATATTTTAATCAGGCATCTCTCCAAAGAGTTCAATCAGAATCTTATTTATGCAATCATCTTTTCCGTCCATTCTTTTGAAAAAGATCTTGCCATCCACAATAGGTTACGTGAGAAAGTACTTCGACCCAAACTTAACGAATTGGACTCAACCGGTATCCGACACCTGCATCATGCCATTTCCGGTGATCATGCGCAGCAGCAACCCGACCGGCATGTTCACCAGCTTACCAACCGGGAAGAGGAGATCCTGCGGCTTATTGTGAAAGGATATCTTAATAAAGAGATAGCGGAAAAACTGCACATCAGCCATAATACAGTCCTCACACACCGAAAGAATATCATTTCAAAAACAGGAATTAAAACCGTGTCGGGACTTACTTTTTATGCTATCCGTAAAGGGTTGATATCCATGTGATAAAGGATCCTGGGATTCTAAGTGAAAAGTGAAAAATTAAAAAATTACCTTTTATCGCTGAAGCGCATTGTCATATCAATAGTACAAGGTATTGGAATCATATTCCTGATCCTCGATTTCCTCTGTTCGTTCCATCGGATCTGATGAGGAAATAGGGAATCACCGGAAAGATGCAATTAAGCCGGTAAATACTTTTAAAAGAGAATAAAAAGAATTATTTTTGTTCTCTTTTAGAGCCGGAGGATACGGTTAATTACAACCTGTCAGAAATAAGAAACTGTTTTGAATTTTTTCATCAATTGTTTTTTAGTAATTTTTTGATGGATTTGGATTTTCATTTATTGAAATGTAGCGGGCTACTTGAAAGAAATGAAAATTCGAAGGCGCAAAAAAGGGCAAAAAACAAGATGAAAGAGTGAAAAAAGAAGTAATTACTCGTAAAATTCAAAACAGTTTCTAAATAGGGAAAGAAGTTTTCGTTAAGCAATACGAGATGAATGAACCTCAAAATAATAAATAAAATAGTGAATTATGAGTAATCAGAGAGAGAAACTTTTCACAGGTTTTCCTCCCGTTTCCACTGAAGAGTGGATGGAAGTCATCACAAAAGACCTGAAAGGGGCCGACTTCCAGAAAAAACTGGTATGGAGAACCAACGAAGGGTTTAATGTGAATCCTTTTTATCGTGTGGAAGATATAGAAGGATCCCTTGCAGCCGAAAATCTGCCGGGGCAGTTTCCTTATGTGCGCAGTACCAGAAAGGATAATAAGTGGTATGTGCGTCAGGATATCAATGTGAAAGACTTTGCGGAGGCTAACAGGAAAGCGCTTACCCTGCTGGAAAAAGGCGTTACCTCTTTTGGTTTTCGTCTGCCGAAGAATGCACTTTCGGCTGAAAACTTAGGGATACTCCTTCAGGGGATCGCCCCTGACAAGGTAGAGTTGAATTTCAGCACCTGTATCTCACGCACCATCGATCTGGCTCGCCTGGTCACAGAGTATGTCCGTTCACAGAATCTCAATGTGATGGAATGCTTCGGATCTATTGAATTCGACCCTTTCCGGAAAATACTGAAAAAAGGGATTGACGAACCCAATTGGGTGGAAAAGGCAGTGGAGATGGTGAAAATTACGGCACCGCTTCCCCGCTATCGTGCTATTACCGTGTCAGGTGACAGGATGAACGATGCCGGGGCTTACAGCTATCAGGAGCTTGGATACAGCCTATCCTACGGAAACCAGGTATTATCGGCCTTGATCGGGAATGGTATCGATCCTTCTATGGCTGCAAAAAAGATAAAGTTCGAAATGGGGGTAGGAGCCAACTACTTCATGGAGATCGCGAAATTCCGTGCGGCACGTTGGCTGTGGGCTGAGATCGTGGATGCCTACAAACCGCCCTGTGCACATGACTGCGATAACAAAGCGCCCGACGGTACCTGCCGCTGTGCTGCGAAAATGAATATCCATGCCTCCACTTCACGATTCAACCAGTCGTTGTATGACCCCTATGTGAA
This window of the Proteiniphilum saccharofermentans genome carries:
- a CDS encoding SDR family NAD(P)-dependent oxidoreductase — its product is MNKTALITGASKGIGKELAFLFAENRCDLILTARSGDRLQLLKEQLESRYDISVYPLVKDLSRSGAAGELFQEVKEKGLDVDYLVNNAGFGDYGAFSDTQWECYDEMITLNITSLTHLTHLFVQEWKGRKKGRILNLSSTAAFQPGPMMAVYFATKAYVLHLSEALENELKKDQITVTVLCPGPTSTHFGEVSKMNASQLVKNVKIADARGVAELGFKAMMKGKPMVIHGAMNKLAPFGIRFLPREWVTLLSAKIMRK
- a CDS encoding nitrous oxide-stimulated promoter family protein encodes the protein MNEGEKKVVSRMIALYCRSKHSSGKELCTECRSLQEYALQRLETCRFGEEKPTCAKCPVHCYKNSMREKIKEVMRFAGPRMLLVHPVAAIRHLYRERRHDRDFTAKVKANRNR
- the mreD gene encoding rod shape-determining protein MreD, producing the protein MKLNYIYEILLFVLLILLQTLLLNRINLFGIATPVLYSYFLLKLPVGRNLYSVIVSSFVMGLIIDIFLNTPGMNAAAITIVGAFRKNILGLFFEREGYDDFVPGINTAAGPFVRFTIFMVLLHLTLLFFIESFTLFNLKNTLLRIGTSSVVTIPLIIALDSLMCRRKPGEQ
- the mutA gene encoding methylmalonyl-CoA mutase small subunit translates to MSNQREKLFTGFPPVSTEEWMEVITKDLKGADFQKKLVWRTNEGFNVNPFYRVEDIEGSLAAENLPGQFPYVRSTRKDNKWYVRQDINVKDFAEANRKALTLLEKGVTSFGFRLPKNALSAENLGILLQGIAPDKVELNFSTCISRTIDLARLVTEYVRSQNLNVMECFGSIEFDPFRKILKKGIDEPNWVEKAVEMVKITAPLPRYRAITVSGDRMNDAGAYSYQELGYSLSYGNQVLSALIGNGIDPSMAAKKIKFEMGVGANYFMEIAKFRAARWLWAEIVDAYKPPCAHDCDNKAPDGTCRCAAKMNIHASTSRFNQSLYDPYVNMLRTQTEAMSATIGAVDSLTVRPFDEAFETPTAFAERIAVNQQLLLKEESHFDKITDPSSGSYYIETLTSALAEQAWKLFLETEETGFYEALKAGTVQDAINASANARFNAVANRREILLGTNQYPNFGEAMGQKIKDTAAHCGCGSDEGQNSPLKRLNTRRLSNAFDELRLATERSGKRPKVFMLTIGNLAMRLARSQFSSNFFACAGYEIIDNLGFKTVEEGVNAARAKGADIVVLCSSDDEYAALAPEAYNLLKGGKEIFVVAGAPACADDLKAIGIEHFINVRSNVLETLKAFNEKILL
- a CDS encoding rod shape-determining protein, with the translated sequence MGLFSFTQELAMDLGTANSVIVNNAGKILLDEPSIVALDRKTDKMIALGEKARQMHGKTHENIRTVRPLRDGVIADFNAAEQMIRGMIKMANKNRGGLFSPSLRVVVCIPSGSTEVEIRAVRDSAEHAGGRDVYMIFEPMAAALGIGLDVEAPEGNMIVDIGGGTTEIAVISLGGIVSNKSIKIAGDDFTEDIQDYMGRQHNIKVGDRTAEQIKINVGSVLTELDNPPEDFIVHGPNRMTSLPMDVPVSYQEIAHCIEKSVSKVDSAVLSALEQTPPELYADIVRNGIYLTGGGALLRGLDKRLTEKIGIPFRVVDDPLHMVAKGTSIALRNIDKFTFLMR
- a CDS encoding response regulator transcription factor — its product is MALLNQYSVMADVLMEHNELIPVLNRFGIRLGVGDKTIVELCDEYTLNPDFILTILNVYLNENYLPKASLALFDAQSIADYFQCTVESYIHELIPNIGKHLNAFIVISGSENEELRILNDIFQKFKEKMTEHLQNQTLFDDDFPYELLHDLKNILIRHLSKEFNQNLIYAIIFSVHSFEKDLAIHNRLREKVLRPKLNELDSTGIRHLHHAISGDHAQQQPDRHVHQLTNREEEILRLIVKGYLNKEIAEKLHISHNTVLTHRKNIISKTGIKTVSGLTFYAIRKGLISM
- the mreC gene encoding rod shape-determining protein MreC, with the protein product MRNLFNFIIRNSHWLLAALLVAFSFYLVFTQNSYQRSVYLTSANQVTGWFYSLSNDVTSFFHLKKNNQLLLERSAELEREILSLKEQMEVLTAADSTQVSAFVSDSLPLPQFDFISAEVVNLSFSGVNNFITINKGSQHGIRPDMGVISAGGGIVGVVSVVSRNRAVVIPVINPKFRLSARLKNSENYGSISWDGTNIREAQLQELPKHESFREGDTVLTSFSRIFPRNLIIGFVNSEGRSKDDNFNTFNIQLATNFYTLQEVLVIDDTYYEEQKQLEETLQQ
- the mrdA gene encoding penicillin-binding protein 2, coding for MNNNANSLAKRRYVVAAVVVIIVLVYVVQLFKLQLMSPQYRDYADSNAFLRRTLYPARGAIYDRNGKLLVYNRPTYDVMMVVREMKQFDTLDFCRTLNIDMERFYTLDADMRDRRKNPGYSSYTPQLFMTQLNVEEYGLLQEKLYKFPGIYIQSRTERQYNYPNMGLILGYVAEVDQNKIAADPYYVRKDYVGKSGIELSHEIDLRGEKGVEVLLRDAHGRVQGKYEDGAHDKAPVSGKDLTLGIDIDLQAYGEKLMHNKVGSIVMIDPKTGEILCMVSTPTYDPALLTGKSFSANYRQLENNPFKPLFNRSIAGTYPPGSTFKPTQGLIFLQEGIITPETYYACYGGYPPLGGRPGCHPHGSPLAIQPALATSCNSFFCYGLNAMLSNRSKYPSVSAAFDVWRNHMVDLGFGYPLGVDLPSEKRGAIPTSKFYTNFFKTDRWNAHRIISIAIGQGEILATPLQIANLSAMIANRGYYYTPHVVKERKGAALETTYTTRHESGINREYFDITVAGMADAVTHGTCRGINLAPFLEVCGKTGTAENPHGDDHSLFMGFAPKDDPQVAIAVVVENGRFGATNAVPIARLMMQKFFRGEIPESDQWLETTIMNREILPYVYIRNLPPLPPKN
- the rodA gene encoding rod shape-determining protein RodA is translated as MIYQANSEIPEKGKVDKVTVIFYLLFVFLGWLNIYAASFDLENATGLFDLSSRAGMQLIWMGTSFLLAFALLKIDTAFYETYAFLFYLAGILLLVVTLLVAQEINGSRSWLIIGPVRLQPAEFMKFIIALTLARVFNSYSFHLMERKNLWLVSAIILLPVILVIAQSETGTALVYLSFILVLYREGLPGGFLFMGIAAILYFILGIRFSDNQMGALSEGEFATVILIIIFSAAMIWNYIKRLNTFITLLLSAAAIFLLAYVASFFSFNIDWGIVAITALSYTALYLLYHFFRYGQKAYLYIFLFLIGSFAFLESVEYVFYDVLQPHQQMRIKVTLGMEQDLRGAGYHVGQSKIAIGSGGLTGKGFLNGTQTKLKYVPEQDTDFIFCTIGEEHGFIGSTVVLLLMMFFVLRLLRLAERQTTVFGRTYGYGVAGVFLFHMIVNIGMVIGIMPVIGIPLPFFSYGGSSLWGFTILLFIFLRIDKSRKRS